In Terriglobales bacterium, a single genomic region encodes these proteins:
- a CDS encoding Phenylacetic acid catabolic protein, with protein MPGKVHKIGSFTDWVGLFEEWRQEIGVNRDEIAQFKFDTLFGAIETGDIQFGHWKGRKKWENVRQVPTQQIRDALLNLIVYQGDTEFASVEQQRHLFETAPTDWDRRALSRVMIEEMRHGWQMCALLVEHFGYSGKVEAQKMLERRAFENKRLLGAFNVDVDNWLDFFTYTDFVDRDGKFQLQMLKYSAFAPLGRSMSYMLREESFHMGAGNDGLRRVVEAGKIPGWLIQKYLNKWISTSHDLFGTDHSSSAHWAYVWGVKGRYDEPQNQSEPDLDDLNDYNRNLYHQEVAGLIERFNSVLKAGQEPLYAPHIKFNRAIGRWAGQKFHCKTGEPLSDREYEQHFQEAMPSAEDKKLLLQIIANEKNWIVPKMGAKDPLETIGEPRKSAINL; from the coding sequence ATGCCAGGCAAAGTTCATAAAATCGGATCATTCACTGATTGGGTAGGCCTGTTCGAGGAATGGCGGCAGGAGATCGGCGTCAATCGCGACGAGATTGCGCAGTTCAAGTTTGACACGCTGTTCGGCGCCATCGAAACCGGCGACATACAGTTTGGGCACTGGAAAGGGCGCAAGAAGTGGGAGAATGTGCGCCAGGTTCCTACGCAGCAGATTCGCGACGCTCTGCTCAACCTGATCGTGTATCAGGGTGATACCGAATTTGCCAGCGTCGAGCAGCAACGTCACCTGTTCGAGACAGCTCCTACCGACTGGGATCGCCGCGCACTTAGCCGCGTGATGATTGAAGAAATGCGCCACGGCTGGCAGATGTGCGCGCTGTTGGTGGAGCACTTCGGATATTCCGGCAAGGTCGAGGCACAGAAGATGCTGGAGCGGCGCGCCTTCGAAAACAAGCGCCTGCTGGGCGCTTTCAATGTCGACGTCGATAATTGGCTCGACTTCTTCACCTACACGGACTTTGTCGATCGTGACGGCAAGTTCCAGCTGCAGATGCTCAAGTACTCGGCGTTCGCGCCGCTGGGGCGGTCAATGTCCTACATGCTGCGCGAAGAGTCGTTCCATATGGGCGCGGGCAATGATGGGCTGCGGCGGGTCGTCGAGGCAGGGAAGATCCCGGGCTGGCTGATCCAGAAATATCTGAACAAGTGGATCTCGACCTCTCACGACCTGTTCGGCACCGATCATTCTTCGTCCGCGCACTGGGCCTATGTGTGGGGAGTGAAGGGACGCTACGACGAGCCGCAGAACCAGAGCGAGCCCGATCTCGACGATCTTAACGATTACAACCGCAACCTATACCACCAGGAGGTTGCGGGCCTGATCGAGCGGTTCAATAGCGTGCTGAAGGCGGGGCAGGAGCCTTTGTACGCTCCGCACATTAAATTCAACCGCGCTATTGGGCGATGGGCGGGCCAGAAATTCCACTGCAAGACCGGCGAGCCGCTCAGCGACCGAGAATACGAACAGCACTTCCAGGAAGCGATGCCTTCGGCGGAAGACAAGAAGCTGCTGCTGCAGATCATCGCCAACGAGAAAAACTGGATTGTGCCTAAGATGGGAGCCAAGGATCCGCTGGAGACCATCGGCGAGCCACGTAAGTCCGCCATCAATCTCTAG
- a CDS encoding enoyl-CoA hydratase/isomerase family protein, translating to MATTTQTVETTKPLIQYRTDAGVAVITMDDPPANTYTYEMNRQLDDAILRARMDNSVYVIVLTGSGEKFFSAGANIRMLSSVDPTFKYYFCLHANETLLRLEHTPKLVIAAINGHCVGGGLEIAMAADIRIARQDAGKIGLPEVNLGVLPGTGGTQRLSRLVGKSKAIELMVTGNTFSFEEAKEMGIVNDIFDRENFMENIMEYARQFCPPNKAAKAVGRIKRAVQTGWEIPLESALAVERENQQLLFQSEDAKEGLAAYVEKRPATFTAK from the coding sequence ATGGCCACCACGACTCAAACTGTTGAGACCACGAAGCCGCTGATCCAGTACCGGACGGATGCGGGAGTTGCGGTAATCACCATGGACGATCCGCCCGCCAATACTTACACCTACGAGATGAATCGTCAGCTCGACGATGCCATTCTGCGGGCGCGCATGGACAACAGCGTGTATGTAATCGTGCTCACGGGATCGGGAGAGAAGTTTTTCTCGGCTGGGGCCAACATTCGCATGCTTTCCAGCGTGGACCCTACCTTCAAGTACTACTTCTGCCTGCATGCCAACGAGACCTTGCTGCGGCTGGAGCACACGCCCAAGCTGGTGATCGCGGCGATCAACGGGCATTGCGTCGGCGGCGGATTGGAAATCGCCATGGCTGCCGACATCCGCATCGCGCGGCAGGACGCGGGCAAGATCGGCTTGCCGGAAGTCAACCTGGGAGTTCTTCCCGGCACCGGCGGCACGCAGCGGTTATCGCGCCTGGTAGGGAAGTCGAAGGCGATCGAGTTGATGGTGACGGGCAACACCTTTTCCTTCGAAGAGGCGAAGGAGATGGGAATCGTTAACGACATTTTCGACCGCGAGAATTTTATGGAAAACATCATGGAATATGCGCGCCAGTTCTGCCCGCCCAACAAGGCGGCAAAGGCCGTGGGCCGGATCAAGCGTGCGGTGCAGACGGGCTGGGAAATTCCGCTGGAGTCGGCGCTGGCCGTGGAGCGGGAGAACCAGCAACTGCTATTCCAGAGCGAGGATGCCAAGGAAGGGCTGGCGGCGTACGTAGAGAAGCGCCCAGCCACCTTCACGGCGAAATAG